The following coding sequences are from one Eucalyptus grandis isolate ANBG69807.140 chromosome 11, ASM1654582v1, whole genome shotgun sequence window:
- the LOC104426340 gene encoding histidine--tRNA ligase, chloroplastic/mitochondrial has translation MFPPHPPAPLQLLLHTIPPSQVLIFPPFLSSPHPLNLPLFSPSPRPLSSLSSAQSHTDRGGGRTGALAPPPFADEVQKIDVNPPKGTRDFPPEDMRLRSWLFHNFREVSRLFGFEEIDFPVLESEALFIRKAGEEIRDQLYCFEDRGNRRVALRPELTPSLARLVIQKGKSAPLPLKWFAIGQCWRYERMTRGRRREHYQWNMDIIGVPEVTAEAELLSSIITFFKRIGVTASDVGFKVSSRKVLQEVLRSYSVPEDSFGRVCVIIDKIGKIPVEDIKKDLKLAGMSEVAVEDLLQVLSIKSLEKLEEILGDSGEAISDLRQLFSLAEKFGYSEWIQFDASVVRGLAYYTGIVFEGFDREGKLRAICGGGRYDKLLSTFGGDDLPACGFGFGDAVIVELLKEKGLLPKLDHQVENIVCALDGDLQGAAAAVATILREKNQSVDLVLESKPLKWVFKRAARINAQRLILVGLDEWQRGMVSVKILSSGEQNEVKLVELE, from the exons ATGTtccctcctcatcctccagCCCCGCTTCAGCTGCTGCTTCACACCATTCCTCCCTCCCAAGTTCTCATCTTTCCCCCATTTCTCTCCTCGCCCCACCCCCTCAACCTCCCCCTCTTCTCCCCCAGCCCTAGACCCCTTTCTTCCCTCTCCTCCGCCCAGTCCCACACCGACCGCGGCGGCGGCAGAACCGGAGCCCTGGCCCCTCCTCCGTTCGCCGACGAAGTCCAGAAGATCGACGTCAACCCCCCGAAAGGCACCAGGGACTTCCCTCCCGAGGACATGCGCCTCCGGAGCTGGCTCTTCCACAACTTCAGAGAG GTTTCGCGGCTGTTTGGGTTCGAGGAGATCGACTTTCCGGTGCTGGAGTCGGAGGCCTTGTTCATCAGAAAAGCAGGGGAGGAGATAAGGGACCAA CTATACTGTTTTGAGGATCGGGGGAATCGCCGTGTCGCCTTGAGGCCCGAGCTCACCCCTTCTCTTGCGAGGCTGGTGATACAGAAAGG AAAATCTGCACCTCTTCCGCTCAAATGGTTTGCCATAGGGCAGTGTTGGCGATATGAAAGAATGACTAGGGGTCGCCGTCGTGAGCATTATCAATGGAATATGGACATCATCGGAGTACCTGAGGTTACG GCTGAAGCAGAACTTCTATCTTCAATTATTACTTTCTTTAAGCGAATTGGAGTTACTGCATCTGACGTTGGATTTAAGGTCTCCAGTCGAAAG GTTCTGCAGGAAGTTTTGAGGTCCTATTCTGTTCCAGAAGATTCATTTGGGCGAGTTTGTGTAATCATAGACAAG ATTGGGAAAATTCCAGTGGAGGATATCAAGAAAGATTTGAAGCTTGCTGGAATGTCCGAGGTAGCAGTTGAGGACCTTCTCCAAGTTCTCTCCATAAAGTCACTGGAAAAGTTGGAAG AGATTCTCGGAGATTCAGGGGAAGCAATTTCCGATCTGAGACAATTATTCTCCCTTGCTGAAAAGTTTGGTTATTCAGAGTGGATTCAGTTTGATGCATCTGTTGTTCGAGGGCTTGCCTACTACACTGGTATCGTATTTGAG GGTTTTGATCGAGAAGGAAAGTTGCGAGCCATATGCGGCGGCGGGCGATACGACAAATTGCTCTCTACTTTTGGTGGTGATGATCTTCCAGCTTGTGGCTTTGGATTTGGTGATGCTGTCATAGTGGAA TTGTTAAAGGAGAAGGGTCTCCTACCGAAGCTAGACCATCAAGTAGAGAACATAGTATGTGCCCTGGACGGTGATCTTCAaggagctgctgctgctgtcgCCACTATACTCAGGGAGAAAAATCAAAGTGTTGACTTGGTTTTGGAGAGCAAACCCCTTAAATG GGTGTTCAAGCGGGCAGCTCGGATAAATGCGCAGAGGTTGATATTGGTGGGGCTTGATGAGTGGCAAAGGGGCATGGTTAGTGTGAAAATACTCTCATCCGGCGAGCAAAATGAAGTCAAGTTAGTTGAGCTGGAGTAA